A region from the Mycolicibacterium litorale genome encodes:
- a CDS encoding Abi family protein: protein MAKPALPIDKQIELLVQRGLPIPLPPDDDYEQRKAEYHAAVRLLIDNNYYRLSGYWRYFQVRPGHGDNRFTAGGTVAQITATYTFDHELRCILMEGLSILEVTFRSRFAYYIAMHMPVDSYLEPASYIDRRDRYGNVLRDLLIADIHDELTRSKEKFVAHHTAKNETPPVWAAVEVFSFGTLSKMYGLLDQHTVRTAVCKTFGFPHSGFTASLMRSMVVLRNICAHHSRVWHRVPDVPPPVLNKFKHVEPQLYQTASPWAWLVMLADLVDTIRRDKTYSSKLWAHIDSRPDLRDGYQYPRHT from the coding sequence ATGGCCAAACCCGCACTGCCGATTGACAAGCAGATCGAGCTGCTGGTCCAACGAGGACTGCCCATCCCGCTGCCACCGGACGACGATTACGAGCAGCGCAAGGCCGAGTACCACGCAGCGGTACGCCTGCTGATCGACAACAACTACTACCGACTCTCGGGTTACTGGAGATACTTCCAGGTCCGGCCCGGACACGGGGACAACCGGTTCACCGCCGGCGGCACCGTGGCACAGATCACTGCGACCTACACTTTCGACCACGAACTTCGCTGCATCCTGATGGAGGGACTGTCGATCCTGGAAGTGACCTTCCGTTCGCGCTTTGCCTACTACATCGCAATGCATATGCCGGTGGATAGCTATCTGGAACCGGCGTCCTACATCGACAGGCGAGACCGCTACGGCAACGTTCTTCGCGATTTGCTGATCGCCGACATCCACGACGAACTCACCCGCTCAAAAGAGAAATTCGTGGCGCATCACACCGCAAAGAACGAGACGCCGCCGGTATGGGCAGCGGTGGAGGTGTTCAGCTTCGGAACACTGTCGAAGATGTATGGACTGCTCGATCAGCACACCGTGCGCACCGCCGTGTGCAAAACCTTCGGGTTTCCCCACTCCGGATTTACCGCATCACTCATGAGATCGATGGTCGTCCTGCGCAACATCTGCGCTCACCACTCACGTGTATGGCATCGCGTTCCCGACGTCCCGCCACCAGTACTCAACAAATTCAAGCACGTCGAGCCGCAGCTATATCAGACAGCCTCACCATGGGCATGGCTGGTGATGCTCGCCGACCTCGTCGACACCATCCGCAGGGACAAAACGTACTCGTCAAAGTTGTGGGCACACATCGACTCTCGGCCCGATCTCCGCGACGGGTACCAATATCCACGACACACCTGA
- a CDS encoding recombinase family protein — MAKVKSPGQRVGVRSVAIYARISADVEGTGLGVARQLEDCRKLAADRGWPIGDEYVDNDVSAYSGKPRREYARMLADLTSGARDAVIVYNLDRLHRRPVELEEFVTLCESSGVRDVATVTADIDLGNDDGLFMARIFAAFAAKESGRKSARVRRKLLQNAEQGLPHGSVRPFGYESDKITLRDAEAKVIREMVDRYLAGASIRSLTIWLNDAGIAPAVAKSWQTSAVRQILTSGRIAGLREHHGEVIGPATWTAIITPAERDRILARMATRALTKTRAPRTYLLSGMLRCGRCGNRLFSQARHSNPDNRVRRYVCLKGPDHGGCGRLTVVASPVEELLTDAVLTRLDSPQLAEALAGKSSVDADVAALATQLEADQARLDELAGLYAAGAVSAREWIAARDPITERIAQARRDIAHATDTSSVVDLAGCGEVLRGQWDDLDIDRQQAIIKSVLDHAVIAPGNPGSRSLDINRVQPAWRI; from the coding sequence ATGGCGAAGGTAAAGAGTCCAGGTCAGCGCGTCGGGGTGCGGTCAGTGGCGATCTATGCCCGAATTTCGGCGGATGTGGAGGGCACCGGGCTCGGGGTGGCGCGGCAGTTGGAAGATTGCCGCAAGCTCGCCGCCGATCGGGGCTGGCCGATCGGCGATGAATATGTCGACAACGACGTTTCGGCCTACTCCGGTAAGCCGCGCCGCGAGTATGCCCGCATGTTGGCCGACCTGACATCCGGTGCCCGGGATGCGGTGATCGTGTACAACCTCGATCGGCTGCACCGCCGGCCAGTCGAACTGGAAGAATTCGTGACGCTGTGTGAATCGTCGGGCGTGCGCGATGTCGCTACCGTGACCGCCGACATTGACCTGGGTAATGATGACGGGCTGTTCATGGCCCGCATCTTTGCCGCGTTTGCTGCCAAAGAATCCGGGCGCAAATCCGCCCGCGTGCGTCGCAAGCTGTTGCAGAACGCCGAACAAGGACTGCCGCACGGCTCGGTACGCCCATTCGGGTACGAGTCCGACAAGATCACCCTGCGCGACGCTGAGGCCAAGGTCATTCGCGAGATGGTCGACCGCTACCTGGCCGGCGCCTCGATCCGGTCATTGACCATCTGGCTCAACGATGCCGGCATTGCCCCGGCCGTCGCGAAGTCGTGGCAGACCTCCGCGGTACGCCAAATCCTTACCTCCGGGCGTATCGCTGGCCTGCGCGAGCACCACGGCGAGGTGATCGGCCCCGCGACCTGGACAGCGATCATCACTCCGGCCGAACGCGACCGCATCTTGGCCCGCATGGCGACCCGGGCACTGACCAAAACCCGCGCCCCACGCACCTACCTTCTGTCGGGCATGTTGCGCTGCGGGCGCTGCGGGAATCGATTGTTTTCCCAAGCACGCCACAGCAATCCAGACAACCGGGTCCGCCGCTACGTGTGTTTGAAAGGCCCCGATCACGGCGGCTGCGGCCGTCTGACGGTGGTGGCGTCGCCGGTCGAGGAACTGCTCACTGATGCTGTGTTGACCCGGTTGGACTCCCCGCAGCTCGCGGAGGCATTGGCAGGTAAGTCCAGTGTGGATGCTGATGTCGCCGCATTGGCGACCCAGCTGGAAGCCGACCAGGCCCGCTTGGATGAGCTTGCCGGACTGTATGCCGCCGGCGCGGTGTCTGCGCGGGAATGGATTGCCGCCCGCGACCCCATCACCGAGCGGATCGCCCAGGCTCGCCGCGACATCGCGCACGCTACCGACACTAGCTCGGTGGTGGATCTGGCTGGCTGCGGCGAGGTGCTGCGCGGCCAATGGGACGACCTCGACATCGACCGCCAACAAGCCATCATCAAATCAGTGCTCGATCACGCCGTCATCGCACCCGGCAACCCCGGCTCGCGCAGCCTCGACATCAATCGCGTCCAGCCAGCGTGGCGCATCTAG
- a CDS encoding HNH endonuclease signature motif containing protein, which translates to MFEESQTAARSLVDRIVGSARTANQATARMLVAVGDLYRLRLREVGDAAYAACDTVDAVSAEVAAALTISTPLARSHLRHAVVMQDRLPHVGSVFVAGNIDYFMFQTIVTRTSLVVDPAALAAVDAQIAAAASRWTTLSKRQLSARVDRIVARLDPDAVRRRKEAAERREIWVSDRLDGLSDIGGSLFTTAAHALDQRLNALAATVCEHDPRSRDQRRADAVEAVVAGADRMACRCDRMDCAAGGLTAGPVVVHVIAEQATIDGKVDSEGSLVGANGLLPHEVIAEVARSATLRPLTLPGDAAPEPGYIPSRQLADYVRCRDLTCRFPGCDRPAARTDIDHTVPYAAGGPTQASKLRC; encoded by the coding sequence ATGTTCGAGGAATCGCAGACGGCGGCACGGTCGCTCGTTGACCGCATCGTCGGCTCGGCGCGGACGGCCAACCAGGCGACCGCTCGAATGCTGGTGGCGGTCGGCGATCTCTATCGGCTTCGCCTACGCGAGGTCGGCGATGCCGCCTACGCCGCCTGTGACACCGTCGACGCCGTCAGCGCCGAGGTCGCCGCCGCGTTGACCATCAGCACGCCGCTGGCCAGGAGCCATCTCCGGCACGCGGTGGTGATGCAGGACCGTCTGCCGCACGTCGGTTCGGTGTTCGTCGCCGGCAACATCGATTACTTCATGTTCCAGACCATCGTCACGCGCACCAGTCTCGTCGTGGATCCCGCAGCGCTGGCCGCTGTCGACGCTCAGATCGCCGCGGCGGCATCCCGCTGGACCACGCTGAGCAAGCGCCAGCTCTCCGCGCGCGTCGATCGCATCGTCGCCCGCTTGGACCCCGATGCGGTGCGCCGACGCAAAGAAGCCGCCGAGCGGCGTGAGATCTGGGTCTCGGACCGCCTCGACGGTCTCTCCGACATCGGCGGATCCCTGTTCACCACCGCTGCCCATGCCCTCGACCAGCGTCTCAACGCACTGGCGGCGACCGTATGCGAGCACGATCCCCGTAGCCGCGACCAGCGTCGTGCGGACGCGGTCGAGGCCGTGGTGGCCGGCGCCGATCGGATGGCGTGCCGCTGCGACCGTATGGATTGCGCGGCGGGCGGGCTGACCGCCGGACCGGTGGTCGTCCACGTCATCGCCGAACAGGCCACCATCGACGGCAAGGTGGACAGCGAGGGATCCCTGGTCGGCGCGAACGGTCTGCTTCCGCACGAGGTCATCGCCGAAGTGGCTCGCTCGGCGACGTTGCGCCCCCTGACGCTCCCTGGCGACGCGGCACCGGAACCCGGCTATATCCCGTCTCGTCAGCTGGCGGACTACGTCCGGTGCCGCGACCTCACGTGCCGATTCCCGGGCTGTGACCGGCCGGCTGCTCGCACCGACATCGACCACACCGTTCCGTACGCCGCCGGCGGTCCGACGCAGGCATCCAAGCTTAGGTGCTAG
- the lgt gene encoding prolipoprotein diacylglyceryl transferase, translating to MTSTLAYLPSPPQGVWQLGPFPLRAYALCIIVGIIVALVLGDRRWESRGGERGVIYDIALWAVPFGLIGGRLYHVLTDWQTYFGPDGAGLVAAFRIWEGGLGIWGAVALGGVGAWIACRRRGIPLPAFGDAIAPGIILAQAIGRLGNYFNQELYGGPTTLPWGLEIYERLDASGQRNDLIGVSTGRVLEVVHPTFLYELLWNLLVFAVLIWADRRFKLGHGRLFALYVAGYCLGRFWIELLRTDMATHLAGIRINSFTSMFVFIGAVVYIMAAPRGREDPATLREEPAEEADPGGREDAPTETLLTEVATGIAATTGVGVAAKVAGDAEPADMPDDQSGEKAEAVAEAEEAADREPLTTVGAVEGEDAVAAEEAADEAHAEAVELAEEAEAVAAEAAADGAAESEPLTTAGAVEGDGAVADEEAAEEAHDEAAAEDPVEAVAEAEELAADVESASSEEIAEAVEFAEAGEAAESEPLTTAGAVEGEDAVAAEEAAEEAHDEAAADDPVEAVAEAEELAADVESASSEEIAEAVEFAEAGEAAESEPLTTAGAVEGEDAVAVEEAAEEAHAEAVELAEEAEAVADEAAADGAAESEPLTTAGAVEGDDAVAVEKAAEEAHDEAAADDPVEAVAEAEKLAADVESASSEEIAEAVEFAEAGEAAESEPLTTAGAVEGDGAVAVEEAAEEAHAEAVELAEEAEAVADEAAADGAADREPLTTAGAVEGEDAVAVEEAAEEAHAQAVELAEEADAVAAEAAEEKQPEGADLEAAVERADEAEAVAEEIAEADVAGDFVDDEPLEAAAASSSDVPGSDTGEEPAEPGDDALTDASAYQIITTSTEEPSRRRWWHRRK from the coding sequence GTGACCTCCACGCTGGCCTACCTCCCGAGTCCGCCGCAGGGCGTCTGGCAACTCGGCCCGTTCCCGCTGCGGGCGTACGCGTTGTGCATCATCGTCGGCATCATCGTGGCGCTGGTACTGGGTGACCGCCGCTGGGAGTCCCGCGGTGGCGAGCGGGGCGTCATCTACGACATCGCGTTGTGGGCGGTGCCGTTCGGGCTGATCGGCGGACGGCTCTATCACGTTCTCACCGACTGGCAGACCTACTTCGGGCCTGACGGCGCCGGGCTCGTCGCCGCGTTCCGCATCTGGGAAGGCGGCCTGGGTATCTGGGGTGCGGTGGCGCTCGGCGGGGTGGGGGCGTGGATCGCGTGTCGGCGCCGCGGTATTCCGCTGCCCGCCTTCGGCGACGCGATCGCTCCCGGCATCATCCTGGCGCAGGCGATCGGCCGGCTCGGGAACTACTTCAATCAGGAGCTCTACGGCGGTCCGACCACACTGCCGTGGGGCCTGGAGATCTACGAACGACTCGATGCCAGTGGGCAACGCAATGACCTGATCGGGGTGTCGACCGGCCGCGTGCTCGAGGTCGTCCACCCCACGTTCCTGTACGAACTGCTGTGGAACCTGCTGGTGTTCGCGGTGCTGATCTGGGCGGATCGGCGGTTCAAGCTGGGGCACGGCAGGTTGTTCGCGCTGTATGTCGCGGGCTACTGCCTCGGTCGGTTCTGGATCGAGCTGCTGCGCACCGACATGGCGACGCATCTGGCCGGCATCCGGATCAACTCGTTCACGTCGATGTTCGTGTTCATCGGCGCCGTGGTGTACATCATGGCGGCCCCGCGTGGCCGGGAGGATCCGGCGACGCTGCGCGAAGAACCGGCCGAAGAGGCTGACCCCGGCGGGCGTGAGGACGCCCCAACCGAGACGCTGCTGACAGAGGTCGCGACGGGTATCGCCGCGACCACGGGAGTCGGGGTGGCTGCGAAAGTCGCTGGAGACGCGGAGCCCGCGGACATGCCAGACGACCAGTCGGGCGAGAAGGCCGAGGCGGTGGCCGAGGCCGAGGAGGCGGCTGATCGTGAGCCGTTGACGACTGTGGGCGCGGTTGAGGGTGAGGATGCGGTCGCCGCTGAGGAGGCTGCCGACGAGGCGCATGCCGAGGCGGTTGAGCTGGCTGAGGAAGCGGAGGCGGTTGCTGCCGAAGCGGCAGCGGACGGTGCGGCTGAGAGCGAGCCGTTGACGACTGCGGGCGCCGTGGAGGGTGACGGTGCAGTGGCCGATGAGGAGGCTGCCGAAGAGGCGCATGACGAAGCCGCAGCTGAGGATCCCGTCGAGGCGGTGGCTGAGGCGGAGGAGTTGGCTGCTGATGTGGAGTCGGCGTCGTCGGAGGAGATCGCTGAGGCGGTGGAGTTCGCGGAGGCCGGTGAGGCGGCTGAGAGCGAGCCGTTGACGACTGCGGGCGCCGTGGAGGGTGAGGATGCGGTCGCCGCTGAGGAGGCTGCCGAAGAGGCGCATGACGAAGCCGCAGCTGACGATCCCGTCGAGGCGGTGGCTGAGGCGGAGGAGTTGGCTGCTGATGTGGAGTCGGCGTCGTCGGAGGAGATCGCTGAGGCGGTGGAGTTCGCCGAAGCCGGTGAGGCGGCTGAGAGCGAGCCGTTGACGACTGCGGGGGCCGTCGAGGGTGAGGATGCGGTCGCCGTTGAGGAGGCTGCCGAAGAGGCGCATGCCGAGGCGGTTGAGCTGGCTGAGGAAGCGGAGGCGGTCGCTGACGAAGCGGCAGCGGACGGTGCGGCTGAGAGCGAGCCGTTGACGACTGCGGGCGCCGTCGAGGGTGACGATGCAGTGGCCGTTGAGAAGGCTGCGGAAGAAGCGCATGACGAAGCCGCAGCTGACGATCCCGTCGAGGCGGTGGCTGAGGCGGAGAAGTTGGCTGCTGATGTGGAGTCGGCGTCGTCGGAGGAGATCGCTGAGGCGGTGGAGTTCGCCGAAGCCGGTGAGGCGGCTGAGAGCGAGCCGTTGACGACTGCGGGCGCCGTGGAGGGGGACGGTGCAGTGGCCGTTGAGGAGGCTGCCGAAGAGGCGCATGCCGAGGCGGTTGAGCTGGCCGAGGAAGCCGAGGCGGTCGCTGACGAAGCGGCAGCGGACGGTGCGGCTGATCGTGAGCCGTTGACGACCGCGGGGGCCGTCGAGGGTGAGGATGCGGTCGCCGTTGAGGAGGCTGCCGAAGAGGCGCATGCCCAGGCGGTCGAACTCGCCGAGGAAGCCGACGCCGTCGCCGCCGAAGCAGCGGAGGAAAAGCAGCCGGAGGGCGCGGACCTCGAGGCGGCGGTGGAGAGAGCAGACGAAGCTGAGGCCGTCGCCGAAGAAATCGCCGAAGCGGACGTCGCGGGCGACTTCGTCGACGACGAGCCCCTGGAAGCCGCGGCCGCGTCCAGCTCAGACGTGCCCGGCTCAGACACCGGCGAAGAGCCGGCCGAGCCCGGTGACGACGCCTTGACCGATGCGTCGGCTTATCAGATCATCACGACCTCGACCGAGGAGCCGTCGCGCCGCCGGTGGTGGCATCGCCGCAAGTAG
- the trpA gene encoding tryptophan synthase subunit alpha yields MSRLGGLFDTCRAEQRAALIGYLPTGFPDVPGSISAMTTLVESGCDIIEVGIPYSDPGMDGPVIAAATEAALQGGVRVRDSLAAVEAISDAGGRAVVMTYWNPVLRWGIEAFARDLAAAGGLGLITPDLIPEEADEWMAASETHDLDRIFLVAPSSTPERLAKTVEATRGFVYAASTMGVTGARDVVSSAAPELVARVKEVSDIPVGVGLGVRSREQAAEIGAYADGVIVGSALVSALKDGLPAVRALTEELAEGVRQRVTA; encoded by the coding sequence ATGAGTCGGTTGGGTGGCTTGTTCGACACGTGCCGCGCCGAGCAGCGTGCGGCGCTCATCGGATACCTGCCGACCGGGTTCCCCGACGTGCCGGGATCCATTTCGGCAATGACGACGCTCGTCGAATCCGGATGCGACATCATCGAAGTCGGCATCCCCTATTCCGATCCCGGTATGGACGGCCCGGTCATCGCCGCGGCCACCGAGGCCGCGCTGCAGGGCGGCGTCCGGGTCCGGGATTCACTGGCCGCGGTCGAGGCGATCAGCGATGCCGGCGGTCGTGCCGTGGTCATGACGTACTGGAACCCGGTGCTGCGGTGGGGGATCGAGGCGTTCGCCCGTGACCTCGCCGCCGCCGGCGGGTTGGGTCTGATCACGCCGGATCTGATTCCCGAAGAGGCCGACGAGTGGATGGCCGCGTCGGAGACCCACGATCTCGACCGCATCTTCCTGGTGGCGCCGTCGTCGACGCCGGAGCGGCTGGCCAAGACCGTGGAGGCCACCCGCGGCTTCGTCTACGCCGCATCGACGATGGGCGTCACCGGCGCCCGCGACGTCGTGTCGAGTGCGGCACCGGAACTCGTGGCGCGCGTGAAAGAGGTGTCCGACATCCCGGTCGGCGTGGGCCTGGGGGTGCGGTCGCGCGAGCAGGCGGCCGAGATCGGCGCCTACGCCGACGGAGTGATCGTCGGGTCGGCGCTCGTGTCGGCACTGAAGGACGGGTTGCCCGCGGTGCGGGCGCTGACCGAGGAACTAGCTGAGGGAGTGCGCCAGAGGGTGACGGCGTGA
- the trpB gene encoding tryptophan synthase subunit beta has product MAELIDSDLPRSSAAVAEPTSHDPDARGHFGPYGGRLVAEALMAVIEEVTSAYEKARGDQTFLDELDRLQRHYTGRPSPLYEATRLSEHAGGARLFLKREDLNHTGSHKINNVLGQALLARQMGKTRVIAETGAGQHGVATATACALLGLDCVIYMGAVDTARQALNVARMRLLGAEVVSVEAGSKTLKDAINEAFRDWVTNADETYYCFGTAAGPHPFPLMVRDFQRIIGLEARAQIQAQAGRLPDAVTACVGGGSNAIGVFHAFIDDPGVRLIGYEAAGDGVETGRHAATFTGGSPGAFQGSFSYLLQDEDGQTVESHSISAGLDYPGVGPEHALLKDIGRAEYRPITDTEAMDAFSLLCRTEGIIPAIESAHAVAGALELGRELGPGAVIVVNLSGRGDKDVETAAQWFGLMDKGGS; this is encoded by the coding sequence AGCCACGACCCGGACGCCCGCGGCCACTTCGGTCCGTACGGGGGACGCCTCGTCGCCGAGGCGCTGATGGCCGTGATCGAGGAGGTCACCTCGGCCTACGAGAAGGCCCGCGGCGACCAGACTTTCCTCGACGAACTCGACCGGCTGCAGCGGCACTACACCGGGCGCCCGTCGCCGCTCTACGAAGCCACACGGCTCAGCGAACATGCCGGCGGCGCCCGGCTCTTCCTCAAGCGGGAAGACCTCAACCACACGGGTTCTCACAAGATCAACAACGTGCTCGGGCAGGCGTTGCTGGCCCGGCAGATGGGCAAGACCCGGGTGATCGCCGAGACCGGCGCCGGCCAGCACGGCGTGGCGACCGCGACGGCGTGTGCGCTGCTCGGCCTCGACTGCGTGATCTACATGGGCGCGGTCGACACCGCGCGCCAGGCGCTGAACGTGGCGCGCATGCGTCTGCTCGGCGCCGAGGTTGTCTCCGTGGAGGCCGGGTCGAAGACCCTCAAGGACGCCATCAACGAGGCTTTCCGCGACTGGGTGACCAACGCCGACGAGACGTACTACTGCTTCGGCACGGCGGCGGGTCCGCATCCGTTCCCGCTGATGGTCCGCGACTTCCAGCGCATCATCGGGTTGGAGGCGCGGGCCCAGATCCAGGCGCAGGCCGGCCGGCTTCCGGACGCAGTGACCGCCTGCGTGGGTGGCGGTTCGAACGCGATCGGCGTGTTCCACGCGTTCATCGACGACCCCGGTGTTCGGCTGATCGGCTACGAGGCGGCCGGTGACGGTGTCGAGACCGGCAGGCACGCAGCGACTTTCACGGGTGGCTCACCCGGTGCGTTCCAGGGTTCGTTCTCCTACCTGCTGCAGGACGAGGACGGCCAGACGGTCGAATCCCATTCGATCTCGGCGGGTCTGGACTATCCCGGGGTGGGGCCGGAGCACGCGCTGCTCAAGGACATCGGGCGGGCCGAGTACCGGCCGATCACCGACACCGAAGCCATGGATGCGTTCTCGCTGCTGTGCCGCACCGAGGGCATCATCCCGGCCATCGAGTCCGCGCACGCCGTGGCCGGTGCGCTCGAGCTGGGTCGCGAACTCGGACCGGGTGCGGTGATCGTGGTGAACCTGTCAGGGCGCGGCGACAAGGATGTCGAGACCGCGGCGCAGTGGTTCGGTCTGATGGACAAAGGCGGTTCATGA